Proteins found in one Planococcus citri chromosome 2, ihPlaCitr1.1, whole genome shotgun sequence genomic segment:
- the LOC135834754 gene encoding chitinase-like protein EN03, translating to MALKMYLLVLLSCLYIVGNVHAVGKVSCFYDSKAYNRKGLAKVTADELKPASLLCNYIIYSFIGLDNDKYKIKSLDEDLDTEKGKNNFRAVTNLKLVNPSLKVLVSVGGFWDDDEPEKYLKMLEKQEHRAKFIESAVKLARDYNFDGIDLAWQFPIVKEKKDRGTLGSIWHSIKKAVSSSTKDDKEKEHKEQFTALVRELGAALRGHKMILTLSILPHVNSKAYYDANNFKDWVEHIHLMTYDYRTPKRTPNEADFGAPTQFLVGRNESYNIEATVKWWLEQKMPATKLLIAIPTFARTWKLTTDTKSGVPPVAKADEEGEEGPYLKEKGKMAYYELCPILSTEQNPPSTLLKKVSDNTYRTGSYAYRLAGKDNKPKGIWVSFEEPDVAAKKAYYAKLKGLGGVAIVDLSTDDFSGSCDKNQVKFPITTQAKINL from the exons ATGGCGTTAAAAATGTACTTGTTAGTTTTGCTATCTTGTTTGTATATTGTCGGTAATGTACACGCTGTTGGCAAAGTGTCTTGCTTCTACGACAGCAAGGCCTATAATAGAAAAG GATTGGCCAAAGTTACTGCAGATGAATTAAAACCAGCCAGTTTATTATGCAACTATATCATCTACTCTTTTATCGGACTCGATAACGATAAATATAAAATCAAATCCCTAGATGAAGATTTGGACACCGAAAAGggcaaaaataatttcagagcTGTCACGAATTTGAAATTAGTTAACCCATCGTTGAAAGTTTTGGTATCAGTTGGTGGTTTCTGGGATGACGACGAACCcgagaaatatttgaaaatg CTCGAGAAACAAGAACATCGCGCGAAATTCATCGAATCTGCTGTTAAATTGGCCAGAGATTATAATTTCGATGGTATTGATTTGGCTTGGCAGTTCCCAATTGTTAAGGAGAAAAAAGACAGGGGTACATTAG gaTCTATTTGGCATTCGATTAAGAAAGCTGTTTCATCTTCTACCAAAGATGATAAAGAAAAGGAACACAAAGAACAATTTACCGCACTGGTTCGCGAGCTCGGAGCTGCTTTGAGAGGACACAAGATGATTCTAACTTTGAGTATTTTACCCCATGTGAACAGCAAAG CTTACTACGATGCAAACAACTTCAAGGACTGGGTTGAACATATCCATTTGATGACCTACGACTACAGAACACCAAAACGAACCCCCAACGAAGCTGATTTCGGAGCCCCAACTCAATTCCTCGTTGGCAGAAATGAATCGTACAACATTGAAGCTACCGTTAAATGGTGGTTAGAACAGAAAATGCCAG ctacTAAATTATTAATCGCCATCCCAACCTTCGCAAGAACCTGGAAATTGACCACCGACACTAAATCAGGAGTTCCTCCGGTAGCAAAAGCTGACGAAGAAGGAGAAGAAGGCCCATACttgaaagaaaaaggaaaaatggcCTACTACGAACTTTGTCCAATTTTAAGCACCGAACAGAACCCACCGTCGACTTTACTTAAAAAAGTATCCGATAATACTTACCGTACCGGTTCCTACGCCTACAGACTTGCCGGCAAAGATAATAAACCGAAAGGAATATGGGTCAGTTTCGAAGAACCAGACGTTGCTGCTAAAAAAGCCTACTATGCTAAATTGAAGGGCTTAGGTGGTGTTGCGATCGTTGATCTCAGTACCGATGATTTCTCTGGCTCGTGTGATAAAAACCAAGTGAAATTCCCTATCACTACCCAAGCTAAgatcaatttgtaa
- the PIG-U gene encoding phosphatidylinositol glycan anchor biosynthesis class U protein: MEKIIYLEYIIAVAIRYWLFESDYNASLANRIEVSTPLNAWKRVIEGVVLFNDGTNPYIGDMFHESPLVLLFFSWITKNFSMQWINVFFICCDMLTSFILYKASKVYLLELFQRQKQDKDTYADDVDEALLKDEDSVVTPLYVLSAYLFNPYCVLNCIAKTTTVLSNLFLSFVFYSMLKGNALLCCAALALCTLQSLYPVILIVPVCLYIFKISKNRSIFNAVLPVVYFAVSLIIFLYSCHIIVGDWSFIDSTFNFILNVPDLRPNIGLFWYFFTEMFEHFRPLFLCSFQINATILYLSALSIRLRNEPVLLAATLTALIAIFKSYPSIGDVGFYIALLPMWKHLFQFMQQGFIVTCFFVGCSMFAPTVWHLWIYSGSANANFYFGVTLAFATTQIFLVTDLLFAYIKREFMLKHGITKSIEGRDVKLVLD, encoded by the exons atggaaaaaataatctACTTGGAGTACATCATAGCAGTAGCTATTCGTTACTGGTTATTCGAGTCCGACTACAATGCATCTCTAGCTAATCGAATCGAAGTTTCAACCCCTTTGAATGCTTGGAAAAGAG TGATTGAAGGAGTGGTTCTTTTCAATGATGGCACGAATCCGTACATCGGTGATATGTTTCACGAATCACCCTTGGTGTTGCTGTTTTTCAGTTGGATAACGAAGAATTTCTCCATGCAATGGATCAATGTATTCTTCATTTGTTGTGACATGTTGACTTCGTTTATTTTATACAAAGCGTCCAAAGTGTATCTACTAGAATTG TTCCAGCGTCAAAAGCAAGATAAAGATACTTACGCCGATGATGTCGACGAAGCTCTGCTGAAAGATGAAGACAGCGTAGTCACTCCTCTATATGTACTATCTGCGTACTTATTCAATCCTTACTGTGTACTGAATTGCATAGCCAAAACAACCACAGTtctttcaaatctttttttatCATTCGTTTTTTATTCGATGCTAAAag gCAATGCGTTACTGTGTTGCGCAGCGTTAGCACTTTGTACTCTACAGTCATTGTATCCAGTCATTTTGATAGTTCCAGTATGTTTATATATTTTCAAGATATCTAAAAATAGAAGTATTTTTAACGCTGTACTGCCAGTCGTGTATTTCGCCGTTTCTTTAATTATTTTCTTATACTCGTGTCATATCATCGTTGGAGATTGGAGTTTCATCGATTCAACGTTCAATTTCAT ATTAAACGTACCAGATTTGAGACCAAACATAGGtctattttggtattttttcaccgaAATGTTCGAACACTTCAGGCCGTTGTTTTTGTGTTCATTTCAAATCAACGCTACCATACTGTACTTATCAGCACTTAGTATACGTTTACGTAACGAACCAGTCCTATTGGCAGCCACTTTGACCGCTCTGATCGCTATATTTAAATCATATCCGAGTATCGGTGATGTTGGATTTTACATAGCGTTGCTACCAATGTGGAAACATCTTTTCCAAT TTATGCAGCAAGGATTCATAGTGACTTGCTTTTTCGTCGGTTGCTCGATGTTTGCTCCTACAGTTTGGCATTTATGGATATACTCGGGTTCTGCTAATGCTAATTTCTACTTCGGTGTAACTCTAGCCTTCGCTACCACGCAG atattcTTGGTGACCGATTTATTATTCGCATACATCAAAAGAGAATTCATGTTAAAACACGGAATCACAAAGTCTATCGAAGGAAGGGATGTTAAATTGGTATTAGATTGA